One part of the Anopheles coustani chromosome 2, idAnoCousDA_361_x.2, whole genome shotgun sequence genome encodes these proteins:
- the LOC131264687 gene encoding protein bric-a-brac 2-like, with product MPSDTPPPSSASVSHPSPASSHDQSDHQQSRDHHREQQGAGSSRGQQEPDRSGTPGPGDSHQPHAAACPSSSSSSSSSSSNSSSSNSSSLSSLSLKRNLGPSEDPLPKPSPASSPLTMEHHLQQHKDRMAASQQQQQQHHASANATATGTSGGGQQFCLRWNNYQTNLTSVFDQLLQSESFVDVTLACDGQSIKAHKMVLSACSPYFQTLFFDNPCQHPIVIMRDVSWAELKAIVEFMYKGEINVSQDQIGPLLKVAEMLKIRGLADVNGDAEGGRAAPDREGAGSRGADLDLDREDTRAPVDHKLLNPLAIVHSSLLANGSVGGAAGGGGPSGGHGASGSSSTATSGSGSVSTPGAATKKPRSSRDRDSTKDHRLDARLSEFARDLSRESHISPRDINSVASSGGGGGGGGGAGGGGVGSGGSGGGGSGADDMEIKPGIAEMIREEERVSSFHTLSLCWYMAEYLMIMIVDGGFATAER from the exons ATGCCATCGGACACACCTCCACCGTCATCAGCATCGGTGTCGCATCCGTCACCAGCCTCGAGCCACGATCAGAGTGACCATCAACAGAGCCGAGACCACCACCGGGAGCAGCAAGGGGCGGGAAGTTCCCGCGGACAGCAGGAGCCGGACCGGTCGGGTACTCCGGGGCCCGGGGACTCGCATCAGCCGCACGCCGCGGCCTGCCCGAGCtcttcgtcctcgtcgtcctcgtcgtccagCAACTCGTCGTCCAGCAACTCGTCCTCGCTGTCGTCCCTGTCGCTGAAGCGCAACCTGGGCCCCTCCGAGGACCCGCTGCCGAAGCCATCGCCCGCTTCATCGCCCCTCACGATGGAGCACCATCTTCAGCAGCATAAGGATCGCATGGCGGCCagtcagcaacagcaacagcagcaccacgCGAGTGCCAATGCCACCGCGACCGGCACGTCGGGTGGAGGGCAACAGTTTTGTCTGCGCTGGAACAACTACCAGACCAACCTGACGAGCGTGTTCGACCAGCTGCTACAGAGCGAGTCGTTCGTCGACGTGACGCTGGCCTGCGATGGCCAGTCGATCAAGGCGCACAAGATGGTGCTGTCCGCGTGCAGCCCCTACTTCCAGACGCTCTTCTTCGACAACCCGTGCCAGCACCCGATCGTCATCATGCGCGACGTCAGCTGGGCCGAGCTGAAGGCGATCGTGGAGTTCATGTACAAGGGCGAGATCAACGTGAGCCAGGACCAGATCGGGCCGCTGCTAAAGGTGGCCGAGATGCTCAAGATTCGCGGGCTGGCCGATGTGAACGGGGACGCCGAGGGTGGCCGGGCAGCGCCGGACCGCGAGGGAGCCGGAAGCCGCGGCGCCGACCTGGACCTCGACCGCGAGGACACCCGCGCCCCGGTCGATCACAAGCTGCTGAATCCGCTCGCCATCGTGCACAGTTCGCTGCTTGCAAACGGGAGCGTCGGAGGAGCGGCGGGCGGAGGTGGTCCCAGCGGTGGCCATGGAGCCTCCGGGAGTAGCAGCACCGCGACCAGCGGTTCGGGCTCCGTTTCGACGCCCGGAGCGGCGACCAAGAAGCCCCGTTCGTCCCGCGATCGCGACTCGACCAAAGATCATCGGCTGGACGCTCGGTTGAGCGAGTTCGCCCGCGATTTGTCCCGCGAGTCGCACATCTCGCCGCGTGACATCAACAgtgtggcg TCGagcggtggtggaggaggtggaggaggggGAGCCGGTGGAGGCGGTGTTGGTAGTGGAGGATCTGGTGGTGGAGGTAGCGGAG CGGACGACATGGAGATCAAGCCGGGCATCGCCGAGATGATACGCGAGGAAGAAAGGGTGAGTTCTTTTCATACTTTATCACTTTGTTGGTATATGGCAGAATATTTAATGATTATGATTGTTGATGGGGGgttcgcgacagccgagcggtag